The Candidatus Accumulibacter similis genome has a segment encoding these proteins:
- a CDS encoding TetR family transcriptional regulator, whose product MDRKPKRRTRERIIETSLRLFNDFGEPNVTTTVIADEMNISPGNLYYHFHNKDEILESIFAVFEREIEDTLAAPTRRPADVEDIWLFLHLLFEQIWKYRFFYRDLNDLLTRNRLLEIHFRQILAHKVRTATTLCEGLVLAGAMRASSDELRALATNMTVIATYWLSYEYACDPRGKLESGRIGRGVYQVMAMLSPFLVGESKGLLDRLSKEYLAP is encoded by the coding sequence ATGGACAGGAAACCGAAGCGGCGTACGCGCGAGCGCATCATTGAAACGAGCCTGCGGCTGTTCAACGATTTTGGCGAGCCGAACGTGACGACGACGGTCATTGCGGACGAAATGAACATCAGCCCGGGCAACCTCTACTATCATTTTCACAACAAGGATGAAATCCTGGAGTCGATCTTTGCCGTCTTCGAGCGGGAGATCGAGGACACGCTCGCCGCGCCAACCCGACGGCCTGCAGACGTGGAAGACATCTGGCTGTTCCTGCATCTGCTTTTCGAGCAGATCTGGAAGTACCGCTTCTTCTACCGCGACCTGAATGACCTGCTGACGCGCAATCGTCTGCTGGAAATCCATTTCCGACAGATCCTCGCGCACAAGGTGCGGACCGCGACGACCCTCTGCGAGGGTCTGGTTCTGGCGGGCGCCATGCGTGCCAGCAGCGATGAGTTGCGGGCGCTGGCAACGAACATGACGGTCATCGCCACCTATTGGCTGTCCTACGAGTATGCCTGTGATCCACGTGGCAAGCTCGAAAGCGGTCGTATTGGACGCGGCGTCTATCAGGTGATGGCGATGCTGTCACCATTTCTGGTCGGCGAATCGAAGGGCCTGCTCGACCGGCTGTCCAAGGAATACCTGGCGCCCTGA